The following coding sequences lie in one Gorilla gorilla gorilla isolate KB3781 chromosome 5, NHGRI_mGorGor1-v2.1_pri, whole genome shotgun sequence genomic window:
- the LOC101147473 gene encoding steroid 21-hydroxylase, producing MLLLGLLLLLPLLTGARLLWNWWKLRSLHLPPLAPGFLHLLQPDLPIYLLGLTQKFGPIYRLHLGLQDVVVLNSKRTIEEAMVKKWADFAGRPEPLTYKLVSKNYPDLSLGDYSLLWKAHKKLTRSALLLGIRDSMEPVVEQLTQEFCERMRAQPGTPVAIEEEFSLLTCSIICYLTFGDKIKEDNLMPAYYKCIQEVLKTWSHWSIQIVDVIPFLRFFPNPGLRRLKQAIEKRDHIVEKQLRQHKESLVAGQWRDMTDYMLQGVAQPSMEEGSGQLLEGHVHMAAVDLLIGGTETTANTLSWAVVFLLHHPEIQQRLQEELDHELGPGASSSRVPYKDRARLPLLNATIAEVLRLWPVVPLALPHRTTRPSSISGYDIPEGTVIIPNLQGAHLDETVCERPHEFWPDRFLEPGKNSRALAFGCGARVCLGEPLARLELFVVLTRLLQAFTLLPSGDALPSLQPLPHCSVILKMQPFQVRLQPREMGAHNPGQSQ from the exons ATGCTGCTCCTgggcctgctgctgctgctgcccctgctgACTGGCGCCCGCCTGCTGTGGAACTGGTGGAAGCTCCGGAGCCTCCACCTCCCGCCTCTTGCCCCGGGCTTCTTGCACCTGCTGCAGCCCGACCTCCCCATCTATCTGCTTGGCCTGACTCAGAAATTCGGGCCCATCTACAGGCTCCACCTTGGGCTGCAAG atgtggtggtgctgAACTCCAAGAGGACCATTGAGGAAGCCATGGTCAAAAAGTGGGCAGACTTTGCTGGCAGACCTGAGCCACTTACCT ACAAGCTGGTGTCTAAGAACTACCCGGACCTGTCCTTGGGAGACTACTCCCTGCTCTGGAAAGCCCACAAGAAGCTCACCCGCTCAGCCCTGCTGCTGGGCATCCGTGACTCCATGGAGCCAGTGGTGGAGCAGCTGACCCAGGAGTTCTGTGAG CGCATGAGAGCCCAGCCTGGCACCCCTGTGGCCATTGAGGAGGAATTCTCTCTCCTCACCTGCAGCATCATCTGTTACCTCACCTTTGGAGACAAGATCAAG GAGGACAACTTAATGCCTGCCTATTACAAATGTATCCAGGAGGTGTTAAAAACCTGGAGCCACTGGTCCATCCAAATTGTGGACGTGATTCCCTTTCTCAGG TTCTTCCCCAATCCAGGTCTCCGGCGGCTGAAGCAGGCCATAGAGAAGAGGGACCACATCGTGGAGAAGCAGCTGAGGCAGCACAAG GAGAGCCTGGTGGCAGGCCAGTGGAGGGACATGACGGACTACATGCTCCAAGGGGTGGCGCAGCCGAGCATGGAAGAGGGCTCTGGACAGCTCCTGGAAGGGCACGTGCACATGGCTGCAGTGGACCTCCTGATCGGTGGCACTGAGACCACAGCAAACACCCTCTCCTGGGCCGTGGTTTTTTTGCTTCACCACCCTGAG ATTCAGCAGCGACTGCAGGAGGAGCTAGACCACGAACTGGGCCCTGGTGCCTCCAGCTCCCGGGTCCCCTACAAGGACCGTGCACGGCTGCCCTTGCTCAATGCCACCATCGCCGAGGTGCTGCGCCTGTGGCCCGTTGTGCCCTTAGCCTTGCCCCACCGCACCACACGGCCCAGCAG CATCTCTGGCTACGACATCCCTGAGGGCACAGTCATCATTCCGAACCTCCAAGGCGCCCACCTGGATGAGACGGTCTGCGAGAGGCCACATGAGTTCTGGCCTG ATCGCTTCCTGGAGCCAGGcaagaactccagagctctggcCTTCGGCTGTGGTGCCCGCGTGTGCCTGGGTGAGCCGCTGGCGCGCCTGGAGCTCTTCGTGGTGCTGACCCGACTGCTGCAGGCCTTCACGCTGCTGCCCTCCGGGGACGCCCtgccctccctgcagcccctACCCCACTGCAGTGTCATCCTCAAGATGCAGCCTTTCCAAGTGCGGCTGCAGCCCCGGGAGATGGGGGCCCACAACCCGGGCCAGAGCCAGTGA
- the LOC115935022 gene encoding tenascin-X-like → MRLSWSVAQGPFDSFVVQYEDTNGQPQALLVDGDQSKILISGLEPSTPYRFLLYGLHEGKRLGPLSAEGTTGPAPAGQTSAESRPRLSQLSVTDVTTSSLRLNWEAPPGAFDSFLLRFGVPSPSTLEPHPRPLLQRELMVPGTRHSAVLRDLRSGTLYSLTLYGLRGPHKADSIQGTARTLSPVLESPRDLQFSEIRETSAKVNWMPPPSRADSFKVSYQLADGGEPQSVQVDGQARTQKLQGLIPGARYEVTVVSVRGFEESEPLTGFLTTVPDGPTQLRALNLTEGFAVLHWKPPQNPVDTYDVQVTAPGAPPLQAETPGSVVDYPLHDLVLHTNYTATVRGLRGPNLTSPATITFTTGLEAPRDLEAKEVTPRTSLLTWTEPQVRPTGYLLSFDTPGGQTQEILLPGGITSHQLLGLFPSTPYNARLQAMWGQSLLPPVSTSFTTGGLQIPFPRDCGEEMQNGAGASRTSTIFLNGNRERPLNVFCDMETDGGGWLVFQRRMDGQTDFWRDWEDYAHGFGNISGEFWLGNEALHSLTQAGDYSMRVDLRARDEAVFAQYDSFRVDSAAEYYRLHLEGYHGTAGDSMSYHSGSVFSARDRDPNNLLISCAVSYRGAWWYRNCHYANLNGLYGSTVDHQGVSWYHWKGFEFSVPFTEMKLRPRNFRSPAGGG, encoded by the exons ATGCGCCTCTCGTGGAGCGTGGCCCAGGGCCCCTTTGATTCCTTCGTGGTCCAGTATGAGGACACGAACGGGCAGCCCCAGGCCTTGCTCGTGGACGGCGACCAGAGCAAGATCCTCATCTCAGGCCTGGAGCCCAGCACCCCCTACAGGTTCCTCCTCTATGGCCTCCATGAAGGGAAGCGCCTGGGGCCCCTCTCAGCTGAGGGCACCACAG GGCCGGCCCCTGCTGGTCAGACCTCAGCAGAGTCAAGGCCCCGCCTGTCCCAGCTGTCTGTGACTGACGTGACCACCAGTTCACTGAGGCTCAACTGGGAGGCCCCACCTGGGGCCTTCGACTCCTTCCTGCTCCGCTTTGGGGTTCCATCACCAAGCACTCTGGAGCCGCATCCGCGTCCACTGCTGCAGCGCGAGCTGATGGTGCCGGGGACGCGGCACTCGGCCGTGCTCCGGGACCTGCGTTCCGGGACTCTGTACAGCCTGACACTGTATGGGCTGCGAGGACCCCACAAGGCCGACAGCATCCAGGGAACCGCCCGCACCCTCAGCCCAG TTCTGGAGAGCCCCCGTGACCTCCAATTCAGTGAAATCAGGGAGACCTCAGCCAAGGTCAACTGGATGCCCCCACCATCCCGGGCGGACAGCTTCAAAGTCTCGTACCAGCTGGCGGATGGAG GGGAGCCGCAGAGTGTGCAGGTGGACGGCCAGGCCCGGACCCAGAAACTCCAGGGGCTGATCCCAGGCGCTCGCTACGAGGTGACCGTGGTCTCCGTCCGAGGCTTTGAGGAGAGTGAGCCTCTCACAGGCTTCCTCACCACGG ttCCTGACGGTCCCACGCAGTTGCGTGCACTGAACTTGACCGAGGGATTCGCCGTGCTGCACTGGAAGCCCCCCCAGAATCCTGTAGACACCTATGACGTCCAGGTCACAGCCCCTGggg CCCCGCCTCTGCAGGCCGAGACCCCAGGCAGCGTGGTGGACTACCCCCTGCATGACCTTGTCCTCCACACCAACTACACTGCCACAGTGCGTGGCCTGCGGGGCCCCAACCTCACTTCCCCAGCCACCATCACCTTCACCACAG GGCTAGAGGCCCCTCGGGACTTGGAGGCCAAGGAAGTGACCCCCCGCACCTCCCTGCTCACTTGGACTGAGCCCCAAGTCCGGCCCACAGGCTACCTGCTCAGCTTCGACACCCCTGGTGGACAGACCCAG GAGATCCTGCTCCCAGGAGGGATCACATCTCACCAGCTCCTCGGCCTCTTTCCCTCCACCCCCTACAATGCACGGCTCCAGGCCATGTGGGGCCAGAGCCTCCTGCCGCCCGTGTCCACCTCTTTCACCACGG GTGGGCTGCAGATCCCCTTCCCCAGGGACTGCGGGGAGGAGATGCAGAACGGAGCCGGTGCCTCCAGGACCAGCACCATCTTCCTCAACGGCAACCGCGAGCGGCCCCTGAACGTGTTTTGCGACATGGAGACTGATGGGGGCGGCTGGCTG GTGTTCCAGCGCCgcatggatggacagacagacttCTGGAGGGACTGGGAGGACTATGCCCATGGTTTTGGGAACATCTCTGGAGAGTTCTGGCTGG GCAATGAGGCCCTGCACAGCCTGACGCAGGCAGGTGACTACTCCATGCGCGTGGACCTGCGGGCTAGGGACGAGGCTGTGTTCGCCCAGTACGACTCCTTCCGCGTAGACTCGGCTGCGGAGTACTACCGCCTCCACTTGGAGGGCTACCACGGCACCGCAG GGGACTCCATGAGCTACCACAGCGGCAGTGTCTTCTCTGCCCGTGATCGGGACCCCAATAACTTGCTCATCTCCTGCGCTGTCTCCTACCGAGGGGCCTGGTGGTACAGGAACTGCCACTACGCCAACCTCAACGGGCTCTACGGGAGCACAGTGGACCATCAG GGAGTGAGCTGGTACCACTGGAAGGGCTTCGAGTTCTCGGTGCCCTTCACGGAAATGAAGCTGAGACCAAGAAACTTTCGCTCCCCAGCGGGGGGAGGCTGA